The Quercus robur chromosome 7, dhQueRobu3.1, whole genome shotgun sequence genome has a segment encoding these proteins:
- the LOC126692131 gene encoding putative transcription elongation factor SPT5 homolog 1, whose amino-acid sequence MSRRRHREEYEEEQEERAKSSRKRPRSVFIDDVAEEDDDDDEEDDEDDDDEDFDGGSGKKQQKRKKSSGFRYIDDEAQVDTDEEEEEGEDGEDDFIDGGADLQDDGDDDDRRRRMYRRPLLPREDEEQEEDVEALEKRIQERYALREEYEEDEEGEVEHQYYLPSVKDPKLWMVKCAIGHEQEVVVCLMQKCIDKGSEVNIRSAIALDHLKGYVYFEADKEAHVKEACRGLRNIFASQKGMPKLVPIKEMTDVLAVENKAKAMDLCWVRIKNGTYKGDLAKVVNVDNVRQRVTVKLIPRIDLQALAVGNKSGSKGRGVVVPPPRFMNIDEARELNITVKRGRDPMTGDYFDKIDAMMFKDGFLYKKVSMKSISSQNIKPTLDEVEKFGDITANLSTLFANRKKGHFVKGDAVIVVKGDLKNLKGWVEKVEEDNVHIRPDMKGLPKTISVNEKELCKCFEPGNHVKVVSGTVEGTTGMVVKVEQHVLVILSDTNKEHIRVFADNVVESSEVITSGTLTRIGDYEIHDLVLLNNKSFGVIIGIESTEACRVLMGVPDIHGQVALVKLREIKFKIDKKISVQDQNQNTVATKDVVKIVSGPCKGKQGPVQHIYGGVLFIYDRHHLEHAGFICAKANCCVIAGGSRANGARNYGAPPRSNPQLSNRFSRGHDDLVGKRVMIRQPLYKGCHGIVKEVTGSLVRVELESQTKVVTVDRKFISEKRNVVDYNSTPYRGSETPMHPSRTPMRDNIPGTTPIHDGMRTPMRDRAWNPYTPMRDRAWNPYTPSTPQYQPGSTPQYQPGSPSHTYDSSSSPYVNAPSPYLPSTPNSASYLPSTPGTGGLDTMSPVIGGDNEGPYFMPDILVNVRRLGEEESAVGIVREVLMDGSCRIVLGENGETMTALPDEMEVVAPKKNDKVKIMAGVQRGTTGKLIGVDGSDGIVKVDDSRDVKIIELVLLAKLT is encoded by the coding sequence ATGTCACGCCGTCGTCACAGAGAAGAGTACGAGGAGGAGCAGGAAGAGAGAGCCAAATCGAGCAGGAAGCGCCCCAGATCAGTTTTCATAGACGATGTTGCCGaggaggatgatgatgatgatgaagaagatgacgAAGACGACGACGATGAAGATTTTGATGGGGGCAGTGGCAAGAAGCaacagaagaggaagaagagcaGCGGCTTTCGATACATAGATGATGAGGCACAGGTCGACACTgacgaggaagaagaagaaggtgaggATGGCGAGGATGACTTCATTGATGGCGGTGCAGATCTTCAAGATGATGGCGATGATGATGACCGTCGAAGAAGAATGTATCGTCGCCCATTACTGCCACGAGAAgatgaagaacaagaagaagatgtTGAAGCTCTTGAGAAGAGAATCCAAGAGAGATATGCCTTGCGCGAAGAgtatgaagaagatgaagaaggtgAAGTAGAGCATCAATATTATTTGCCTTCTGTTAAAGACCCGAAGCTGTGGATGGTGAAGTGTGCGATTGGCCATGAACAAGAAGTGGTTGTTTGCTTGATGCAAAAGTGTATTGATAAAGGGTCTGAAGTGAATATTAGGTCTGCTATTGCTCTTGATCATCTCAAAGGTTATGTCTATTTTGAAGCAGACAAAGAAGCCCATGTTAAGGAGGCTTGCAGAGGTTTGCGCAATATATTTGCTTCCCAGAAAGGAATGCCTAAGCTTGTTCCTATCAAAGAGATGACCGATGTTCTTGCGGTTGAAAACAAAGCAAAAGCAATGGATCTTTGTTGGGTCAGAATCAAGAATGGGACATATAAAGGAGATCTTGCAAAGGTGGTGAATGTTGATAATGTGAGGCAAAGAGTTACTGTGAAATTGATTCCAAGGATAGACTTGCAGGCTCTTGCTGTTGGAAACAAATCGGGTTCGAAGGGAAGAGGTGTTGTTGTTCCTCCTCCACGTTTTATGAACATTGATGAGGCTAGAGAACTGAATATTACTGTAAAGCGCGGTCGAGATCCAATGACTGGAGATTATTTTGACAAAATTGATGCCATGATGTTTAAAGATGGTTTCTTGTACAAAAAGGTATCGATGAAATCAATCAGCTCTCAAAATATAAAGCCTACTTTGGACGAAGTTGAAAAGTTTGGTGATATAACAGCCAATTTATCAACTTTGTTTGCAAATAGAAAGAAAGGGCATTTTGTGAAGGGTGATGCGGTTATTGTTGTCAAGGGAGATCTCAAGAACTTGAAAGGATGGGTTGAGAAAGTTGAGGAAGACAATGTTCACATCAGACCAGATATGAAGGGCCTTCCTAAAACTATTTCTGTGAATGAAAAAGAGCTTTGTAAGTGTTTCGAACCTGGGAATCATGTCAAGGTTGTCTCTGGTACAGTGGAAGGTACAACTGGTATGGTTGTTAAGGTAGAGCAACATGTCCTCGTAATTTTGTCTGATACAAATAAGGAACACATTCGTGTATTTGCTGATAATGTTGTGGAAAGCTCTGAGGTAATTACTTCTGGTACTCTCACAAGAATTGGGGACTACGAGATTCATGATCTAGTGCTTCTAAATAATAAGAGCTTTGGTGTAATAATTGGCATAGAAAGTACGGAAGCTTGTCGAGTTCTCATGGGAGTTCCTGACATACATGGTCAGGTTGCTCTTGTGAAATTGAGAGAGATCAAATTCAAGATTGATAAGAAAATCAGTGTGCAAGATCAGAATCAGAATACAGTAGCTACAAAAGATGTTGTGAAGATCGTTTCGGGTCCTTGCAAAGGGAAACAAGGCCCTGTGCAACATATATATGGAGGAGTCTTGTTCATCTATGATCGCCATCACCTTGAGCATGCTGGCTTTATCTGTGCTAAAGCCAATTGTTGTGTTATTGCTGGAGGATCACGTGCCAATGGTGCTAGAAATTATGGTGCTCCACCTCGCAGTAATCCTCAATTGTCAAATAGATTTTCTCGAGGGCATGATGATTTGGTTGGTAAAAGAGTGATGATCCGGCAGCCTCTTTACAAAGGCTGCCATGGGATTGTCAAAGAAGTTACGGGCTCATTAGTTCGGGTTGAATTGGAGTCCCAGACTAAAGTTGTCACAGTTGATCGCAAATTTATCTCTGAAAAAAGGAATGTGGTTGATTATAATTCTACCCCATATCGCGGGAGTGAGACTCCAATGCATCCTTCTCGAACTCCTATGAGGGATAATATTCCTGGAACAACACCAATTCATGATGGCATGAGAACACCTATGCGTGATCGAGCATGGAATCCTTATACACCTATGCGTGATCGAGCATGGAATCCTTATACACCGAGTACTCCACAGTATCAACCAGGAAGCACTCCACAGTATCAACCAGGAAGTCCTTCACATACATATGATAGTAGTTCTTCTCCTTATGTCAATGCTCCTAGCCCTTACTTGCCTTCAACTCCAAATTCAGCTTCCTATCTTCCAAGCACTCCTGGAACTGGTGGTCTGGATACAATGTCTCCTGTTATAGGTGGTGACAATGAAGGACCATATTTCATGCCAGACATACTGGTAAATGTTCGCAGGTTGGGAGAGGAAGAATCTGCTGTTGGAATTGTTCGAGAGGTGCTTATGGATGGGTCTTGTAGGATTGTTCTTGGCGAAAATGGTGAAACCATGACAGCTCTTCCTGATGAAATGGAGGTGGTGGCACCAAAGAAAAACGACAAGGTCAAAATTATGGCTGGTGTGCAACGTGGTACCACTGGGAAGTTGATTGGTGTGGATGGCAGTGACGGAATTGTGAAGGTGGATGACTCTCGTGACGTTAAGATTATAGAATTGGTTCTTTTGGCAAAACTAACATAG
- the LOC126692130 gene encoding cytochrome b-c1 complex subunit 9, mitochondrial, translating into MDSAARRSTAGGGIFEGLYKVLMRRNSIYVTFVVVGAYFGERAVDYGVHKLWEMNNVGKRYEDIPVLGQRPAEE; encoded by the exons ATGGATTCAGCTGCTAGAAGAAGCACCGCCGGAGGAGGCATCTTCGAAGGGCTTTACAAGGTGCTCATGCGCCGCAACTCCATTTACGTCACCTTCGTCGTCGTCGGCGCTTACTTCGGAGAAAGG GCTGTGGATTATGGAGTTCATAAACTCTGGGAAATGAACAATGTTGGG AAACGTTACGAAGACATTCCAGTTTTGGGTCAAAGGCCTGCAGaagaatga